GGAATCTCTCAGAGTTGTGAAAGCCAGGATGGCTGAGGCGCAGGCGGAATTGCTGGTCAAAACCAAAGCGGCAGCCAAGGCTACCGACGTTTATGTCCATGAAAATCCATGGAAAGCCATTGGCGTCGCCGCAGGCTTCAGCCTGGTAATCGGCCTGCTCCTCGGCCGCCGCTAGTCGTTAGCAGGCCGACAGGGCTTTGATAGGTTCAGGATGCGCTCGTACGTTTCCTTGTCGGCCCGGTAACAACTGCAGGATGCGGCTTCCAGGCCAGCGTTGTCGTTAATCCTGACATCACCCCGGCTATAGCTGATCAGCCTCTTCTTCTGCAGCGAACCCGCTGCCTTGGTAATACCAACGCGACGCACGCCCAGCATATGGGCAAGAAATTCATGGGTGATATGAAACGCATTTGAGTGAGCCCGGTCTTGCATCATCAGAAGCCAACGGGCAAGACGCTCTTCTACTACATGGAAGCGGGCGCAAGCAGCCGTTTGCGTCAGTTGGATCATCAATACATGGATGTAACGGTTCAGCTCCTGTTGCAGCGCAACGCAGTGTTTCAGTTCACTGTGGAAGCGTTCTGCATCCATGCGCCATGCATTGCCTGAGCCCTGCACCACGGCATGCAGTGAGCTAACAGCCACACCGAGCATGATGGGAATGCCGAACATGCCCTCACTGCCGACCAAGGCTACCTCAAGGCTGTTGTGACAGTCGATTGGCGTCATCAGTGAAATATAGCTATCGGTGGGGAAATAAACGTGGCGAATTATCTGATTTGGCTGGCAGAGAATATTGCCGAAAACCAGCTCGACTTGCTCACAGCCAGACAACAAATGTTGGCGATCTTTGCGACAAAGCGCGGCAAGCAGACTGTTTTCCGCAGGGATATGTTCCTCAGAGGGCACTCGACTCTCCTGAGTTCTCTTGAATGAATGGAAAAAACTGCGCACCTCATCGTTAGCCGTCAGACATGAAGTGACATGGCGCTTCGAGGTGGTAACACTTCGACAAGCGTAAGCTGAAGCGCTAGCTAGTTCTGTACGCTGGCAAACATAACGCGTAATTTTCCATCATTAAGGTTTAACCCAAATAATCCATCAACTTGTAGGTCGGGCTTCAGCCCGAAATTCCGGGCTAAAGCCCGACCTACAAGCTGTTGATTTTATTGTCGATTACAAGGTTTAAATCACCGGCTTTAGCTGAAAAAATGGTCAGGATTCATGCAATTGAGAAAGGACTGGCATGCATTATCCCCCTTGAAAGGGGAGGGTTAGCCCGGCGGCCTGGGGGAAGAGGCGCTTACAGCCAGTGTGCCCACAAACGCGCCGCCCTTTCCTTGATGCGGGCGCCGATTGAACGTTTTCTCCACGTTTCAAGCGTAACGGGTTGGGACGATGCCAGGTCTTTCTCGAACAGGGTCTGCATTTGTGCGCCGAAATCCTGCCCCAGCATGACGGCATTGATTTCCTGGTTGTTGACGAAACTACGCCAGTCGAGATTGGTTGAGCCTACGGTTGACCAGACACCGTCTATGAGCGCGGTTTTGGCATGCAGCAAT
The nucleotide sequence above comes from Sulfuricella sp.. Encoded proteins:
- a CDS encoding DUF883 family protein, which codes for MNTIERATEKSMEKLSDDVVADFKEVLADTEALLKATADQGGEKLAEVRAKAEESLRVVKARMAEAQAELLVKTKAAAKATDVYVHENPWKAIGVAAGFSLVIGLLLGRR
- a CDS encoding Crp/Fnr family transcriptional regulator, which encodes MPSEEHIPAENSLLAALCRKDRQHLLSGCEQVELVFGNILCQPNQIIRHVYFPTDSYISLMTPIDCHNSLEVALVGSEGMFGIPIMLGVAVSSLHAVVQGSGNAWRMDAERFHSELKHCVALQQELNRYIHVLMIQLTQTAACARFHVVEERLARWLLMMQDRAHSNAFHITHEFLAHMLGVRRVGITKAAGSLQKKRLISYSRGDVRINDNAGLEAASCSCYRADKETYERILNLSKPCRPAND